A stretch of Onychomys torridus chromosome 2, mOncTor1.1, whole genome shotgun sequence DNA encodes these proteins:
- the Rps20 gene encoding 40S ribosomal protein S20: MAFKDTGKTPVEPEVAIHRIRITLTSRNVKSLEKVCADLIRGAKEKNLKVKGPVRMPTKTLRITTRKTPCGEGSKTWDRFQMRIHKRLIDLHSPSEIVKQITSISIEPGVEVEVTIADA, from the exons ATG GCTTTTAAAGATACCGGAAAGACGCCCGTGGAGCCCGAGGTGGCGATTCACCGAATTCGAATCACGCTCACCAGCCGCAACGTGAAGTCGCTGGAGAAGG TGTGTGCGGACTTGATCAGAGGCGCAAAGGAAAAGAATCTGAAGGTGAAAGGACCGGTGCGCATGCCTACCAAG aCACTGAGAATCACTACAAGAAAAACACCTTGTGGTGAAGGTTCCAAGACGTGGGATCGTTTCCAAATGAGAATCCACAAGCGACTCATTGACTTACACAGTCCTTCCGAGATCGTTAAACAGATTACTTCCATCAGTATTGAGCCAGGAGTGGAGGTTGAAGTCACTATTGCGGATGCCTAA